In Leptospira fletcheri, the genomic window TTCATCGACGATCTCTTCGGAATCGCAAGAGCGGAAATATCCCTCTTTGACGGAAAGACTTGGTCCTCTCTAGGAAACCCATTGTATTATGGAAATGGAATATTATTCGTAAAGCAAGCCGACGGAAAAGAGTTCCTATATAGATCGGGATTCATGGATCGATCGGTCTTTAAATTCCGAGTGGACCGGACTTCAGGCAAAATCGCGCTCGGTGACCCCAAAAAGATTTTTCTGGATACCGGAACGGACAATTTGGAATTGGACGAGCACGGAAGAGTCCTTGTGGTTGGACATACTTCCACATGGAAATTCCTAAGACACGTAAGGAACAAGGACTACCCTTCTCCTACCGAAGTATTTGCGATTTTTCCCGACGATTCCTTTAAGGAAATCTATGCGAATCCGGGAGAGGAAATATCGGCGGGAAGTACGGCGATCTCTCACAAAGACAAATTATATATTTCTCAAGTTTTCAACGATTTCGTTCTGACCTGTTCCGAAAAATAGGTCCTCCTCGATTCTCACAGTTGTTTTCTTGCCGAATTTTACCGGAAATCGAGGATAGTAGGTATGGAAATCACTAAAACTCCCAAGGATTCCGCGGTGGAGACCAGGCATATCGTAATGCCGGACCACGCAAACCACTACGGAACTCTTTTCGGGGGAATCTTAATGTCTTGGATAGACTTGATCGCTGTAATGGTCGCCCAAAGACATTGCGGTCGAGAAGCTGTCACCGCCAGCGTGGACAAATTGAATTTTTTAGAACCTATCTCCGTGGGGGATCATGTCATCCTGAAAGCCTCGGCGAATTATACGGGACGTTCCTCTATGGAAATAGGAGTCCAAGTCTCCAAGGAAAATCCTTATACCGGAAAGACCGTCCGTGCAACGACTGCATACCTGACTTTCGTCGCGCTGGATGAAAACAAGAAGCCCTGTCCGATTCCGAAATTACAGCCCGAAACGGACATGGAAAAGAGAAGATTCCAAAATGCGATTCTCCGTCAGGAATCGAACCGCGAGCTTCTCAAAAAGATCAAGGAAAAAGGAATTCCCTGAGACGCTAAAGCGGGAGGCCCGTAATCCTTCCGATCGCTTGGATATAAACGGATTTCATGATCGCAATTCCGGCAGGGTCCGGATGGATCGGATCCGATAGAGGGTATAAATGAATACCGTTTTCCTGTTGCAGAAACGGCGTTTCCATATCCGCAATCGGATGGGAAGCGGAAAGTCCTTTTAGATATTTGTTGATCGTCAGCACTCCCGTTCGAAAGCCTGGGTCAGTAGGAGGAGGTAGCACGGTGATCAGCAAAACCGCGTTTGTCCGGATCGAAAGATCCGAAATCAATCTGTCGTAATTTCCCGGAAATTGATCCGTAGGATAGGAGGAAACGTCGTTGGTCCCCAACTCGATGATGATGATTCTCGGGGCATTGGTCAAAGCGGTGTCCAATTTTTGAGACCAATCCGGAACGGTGCTGCCGGTAATGCAGACGTTTAAGACTTGAAAACCGGAACCTAGGCCGTCTGCCAGATCGAAAGCCTGGGATCTCTCGCAAAGAGAATCTCCGATGACGGAAACCGGAATCGAAGTCGCTAAAGATAACAGTGCGGTCAGGTCCGACTCCTTTTTTTGAGAATAGCATCCCAAACAAAAAAGGACCAAGTTACATCCGAGAAAAACTCTAAGTCGTGACATTCTCATTTTCTCAGATACAACACCGCTTCCGCCCTCACCAATTTTCTAGGAGTGGAAGGCTCGACCGAAACCGTTTTTGTCTTAAAACGGTGCGAGTTCTCGGTTAAAAATTTCTGAACAACCTCGTTCCTTTTTTGGCCTTCGGAAAATACGAAAGCGTCCACGGTGTCTAAGGTAGCGGAAAAATCCTCCGCAGGAATCGGTAATTCTCCGGGAATAAATTCCATGATTCGGGCCTCGGGCAACGCCTCAGCGATCCGAAAATAGGGATCCGGGATCGCTTGCAGATAGATTTTCTTGGATCCTTTCAGTTCGGTGATGAGGGCTTCGGAAAACTTGGATCCCAAATCGAAATCCCTATTAGCGAAACCGATCTTTCGATACGCGTAAAACAGAACATATAAATTACAAAAAACTAATAATGCAGCGACATATTGGATCCTTCTGCTCCGGATTCTCTCGAAAAAAAATCCTCCTAACGCGGACAAAGGAATGCATAAATACATCACATAATAATATTCCGTAGACAAAACAAGGAAAAGCAGAACTGCGGAGAACCAGAGAAAAAAGAAAAAGGCCAAAACTTTCCTTTCCAGGAGTTCTCTGCGAACGACCCACAGGCCTAAGGCCAGAGCCGAATAAAACCAAATTCTGGAACCGGGACTTTCGTATCCTCCCAACAGGACCTTCAGCTTCGTAACCGGAGAAAACGTCTGAAAAAGTTCCCGTTTCCTACCGAACTGCGCTCCGAATTGGTATGCGAACAAATCCCAATTCGGATGGATCCAAATCAGCCACGAAAACAAAACGCAGGCCCCGCCGAACCAAAAAGACCAAACCTTCCAACCTCTAGCTTTATGGATCAGAAACAGAACCGGAATCCCGAAAACCGCCGCGAACGGATGGGACAAAAAGGAAAGGCCCAAAAAGAATCCGGCCAAAAAACCTTCGAATCCGGAAAGAATGCCCGTGTTTCCTCGGCCCCAATCCGCTTTCCTGGAAAGCACCCAAAAACAAGCCAGAGCCCAGAAAAGACAGAGAGATTCCATTCTCGCAGTCCAGCCAACTCTTAAAAATAACAGGTCCGTTCCGAGTAAGAGGCAGGCCCCGAGTCGGGCTCTCGGCGAATACCCGACTTCCCTTAACAACAACCAAAAAAGCCAGATAGATCCGAGGGAAACCGACGCCGAAAAAAAACGAAGCGTCTCCAATCCTCCTCCGAATACGGACAGAACAGCTCCGTTCACGATAAAGAATAAAGGAGGCATCCAAAGAGTCTTCGTCTCCATTCCTCGAATGAGTCCTTCCAGAACGAGGGTGCGGAAGGACCCGTTTACGGAAAAGTCCCAAGACGGAGCATAAAACAAAACCTCATCCGGCCAAACCGGAGGAAACTCGGTACCGGAAAAGCGAAACGCTAAACCATATATAACGGAAAGGAAAATTAGGCCGAAAAAGGAGACGGCGGAATACGATCGATCTGAATTGCCGGATTCAGGAGACTGGGTCATAAGGCTCCCGATCGACGAACCTATTTCAAGGTGGCGACAGCTTCCTGCTCGGTTTCGTAAACTTCGAACAGATCCAATAATTCGACCACGTCGAATACTTTTTTGACGTTGGGAGTAATACAGCAAAGTTTCAATTTCCGACTTTGCTTTTCCAACTCTCGCACCATTCCTACGAAGATGCGAATACCGGAGGAGGAAATGTAGGAAATATTTTGCAGATTGATTACGATATCACCTGCGCCCGATTGGACATCGTCCAACAATTTCGCCTCAACCTCATCGGAATGGGTAATATCTAATCTTCCGTCCAACTGAACGAGAGTGTGTTTCCCGATTTTTTTGGTCTTAATTTCCAAGTGAGGCTCCCGCAAAACGGTTTGGGAAGCGTCTCCCTTCCATTGTTACAAAAATGGAAAAGAAACGCTCTCTCCAGACTAAAATAGGGAGGAAATAAGGTTTTACAACAAATTTTTAACGTTTCTCTCTTGGTTCAAGCTGCCAAAGAAAGGATTTCATCCAGAGGAAAGGAATCTCCCTGACTCGGCAAAGGAACCCCGCTCAGGAGCGCATCCACAGAACGAGTGGAACACAAACCGAGTTGGTGCTGGATTTTTTTCCGCCCCCAACCGACTTCCCGCAAATGGGTCGCCAAAGAACGACGCAAAATCGTAATACTCACCGATAGCCCCGTCTCTTTTTCCAGCTTGGAAAACATTTTCTGAATCGTGCGAGGATGGACGTTTCCGTTCCGACCGGAAAATAAAAACTCGTCTCCGGATTTTCTTTCACAAGCGAACCACAATAGTCTTCGGAGAGAAAGAGAGCAAGTTAAGGAAAGATCGCGAGTCTCCGATTTTTTGGAACTACCGATATGAACGAGGTTTTTCTCCCAATCCACATCTCGTACTCGGAGGAAAACCAATTCGGAAATGTGAAGACCGAACGAATAAATCATCTGGATCCAAAGAAAATGTCTCTCATTTCCTTTCGCAACTTTGATGATCCGACCCATTTCCTGCTTGGTCAAATAGGCCTTGCGCGTCTCCTTAGAAAGAGAACCCGCCTCTAGAAGTTCTGTCGGCTGCAAAGAATCTACTGAATTCATTTTTTGATTTTTTCCTTTAAACCATTTCATTTTGGTGGAATCTCTCACTGATAAAGAGTGGGAAAAGTAGAATTTGGGCAAATCTCCAAGAGCATCGCGGAAAAGACATTACCCGGTCAGAACATCACATGGCTGCTGTAATCCATATTCCGCCAGCATTCTCAAAATTCTCTTGATTTCAAATAAGAGACGATCGCTACGAAAGAGCTCTTTTGCGTGTCCGATTTTTGGCCCCTGGGTTCGAAAATTCAAAAAACGTCATAAAAATGTTATCGACCCTTAACCGAATGTTAGTCCGATACGTTTGTATGAAATATTTTATAGAAGCCGCTCTTTTTGCCCTCTACTGCCAACGCCCTGAACCGCCGAGAGCGCAGGAAGACGAGATTCTAATTTCACTCCCGAACAAGAAAATCCCTGCGATACTCTACACACCCAAGAACACACCCAAAGGAACCATATTAGCCGTAAACGGACTAGCTTATCTAGGAAATAAGGATCCGAGATTCGCCGCAGTCTGTAAGTCCGCTTGCGCCGTAGGTTACACGGTTATTTCCCCTCTTCTTAAGGAAGTCACCGAATTCAAGATAGAAAAGGAAACGATAGATACGATCCGGGAGATGATTTTGGCGGTATCCTCAGATCCTAATTATTCTCCGAAAGGAAAAATCTCCTACATTGCGCCCTCGTTTTCGGGAAGCATGGGATTGATTGCCGCCTCCGCACCGGAAGTAAAAGGGAGATTGGAGTCCATTCTGACCATCGGAGCTTACTGCAACGTGCAAAGCACCCTAGATTATGTGATGACCTCTCCGGAAGGAGACGAGTACGGCCGCATGATTCTACTTTATAATTTTATAAAATTTCAAATGGGAGAAAACCGGGAAATCGAATCCGCACTGAAAGCTTGCGTGATGGACGGCAGTTACGGAAGAGATTCGTTGGAATTACCTTCGGTTCTCGAATCGATAAAACCCGCGAACCGCAAAATATTCGAAAACCTGCGGGACGATCCGGAATATAGACTGGAAATCTGGAAGAAAATCGTGGAAAACGCGGGAAAGAAAGCCTCTTTTCTGAAAGACCTGGAAGTGGAGGACAAGCTGAATTCCATCTCCTGTTCGATTTCAGTGGTCCACGGATTAGGGGATAAGGTGGTTCCCCCCCAGCAAGCCGTCAGAATCGCGGAATGTCTGGAAAAGGACAAGGTAAGACTGATCTTAACTCCTCTGATCTCTCATGGAGACGTGGGAATTTCCCTGAAAACAATCCCGAAGATCTTCGATCTGATCAATGGATTCGCTTTCTTTTTCAAACAGATAGGCAGATCCAGGTTTTCATCGGCGCAAAAAAGGGATCCGGAATCCGTAGCGGCTTAACGTTCGGACTCAGTTCCTTTCGACGGGAGAAACGTCCACGTTGATCCAGTATTCGTCCCCATAATCGAAGAAGAGTTCTTCACCGGCTTTGATCTTGCGAAGGGCTTCGAATCGAGCGGTCTTCCAACGGGTAGATACCACTAATTTAATATTCGGTTTGGTACTATGGTTGATATAACGGGTATAGTTTGACTCTTTTCCTTCCCCGTAAATCCAATGGTCCTTACAAATCCAAAGTAGATATTTCGATTCGCAGTATTTGGAGGAGTTAGCAGACTTATCATCGAGAACACGACCCGTGTAAAAACCTACCGTATCGCCTTTTTGAACATCAGCCTTCGGAAAAAGTCCCATGCCTATTCCGGGGATATGTGATTCCCGAATCTCGAAGTCTACTCCCTTCAATATCCTACGGCGAAGCCGTTTACGTTGTACCTGCATCTCCGAAATACGATCCCCCCAAAACAACAGAGCTTTTGTCCCAATGAATAGGAAGGCTTCACTTTGTCCATCCTCTATTGATTTATACGAACCTGTCGAATGATCTACATCTCTTAACGGTAGGGAAACCGCTTGTCGGAGAAACTAAGTAAAGTTTTTATTCCTATAGGATGGAAAAACCTTATAGAAAAAACGTCGGGATGGTAGTGTTTAACGCTAGAGGGGAAGTGTTAGTGGGAGAAAGAACGAACTTTCGGGGTTCGTGGCAATTCCCGCAAGGTGGAATCGACGAAGGGGAAGAAGCGGAATCAGCGGCAGCTCGGGAACTGCACGAAGAGGTAGGGGTTTCTAACGCTAAAATCGTATATGAGTACCCGGATTGGATCCAGTATGACTTTCCTAAGACCCTTCCCTTGAATAAGCATCTCCGAAAATTCAAAGGGCAGAGTCAAAAATGGTTCCTACTGTTTTGGAACGGCTCTGCGGAGGATTGCAAACTGGATATTCATGAGCGGGAATTCGAGCAGGTTCGGTTCATTCCGTTAAGGGATTGCCTTTCGACCGTTGTATCCTTTAAAAGAGAGGTGTACCGAAAGCTTGTGGAAACATTCGAACCGGTAATACGATCTTATTTGGATTCGGAGAGAATATCATGAACGACGATCCGATCTATGTTCCTCCTGGAGGACCTCCTCCTGCGGACCCAAGATTGAGATCCTTGTACGTGAAATTAGGGGAAGAGAAAATACGCCTCTTAGTCGACGAGTTCTATCGGAACATTGCCTCTAGTCCGATCGTCCGGATGTTTCCGGAAAAGTTGGAGGAAAGTTCGGTCAAATCGGCCGATTTTTTAATCCAGGTACTCGGAGGACCTCCGTACTACGTGGAGCGTTACGGATCTCCCAAAATGAGAGCTCGCCATCTTGCTTTTCCTATAGACGAAAAAGCGCGAAGAGCTTGGCTTTCCTGTTATCGGAAAGCGATCCAAATCTGGGACGCGGATCCCGAAACCAAGGAGATTCTTTGGGATTTTTTGGAAAGCTTTTCCTCTTGGATGGTAAACAAGTCTACAGACGATTGATTTCTTGTTTCAAATCCTACAGCAATCGGTGAAACTCTACTTTATCGAGGATCGGAATGGCGACGAAAAACCAAACAAGAGCAAAAATAAGGATCCGAGGAGCCGTCCAAGGCGTGGGGTTTCGCTATTTCGTTCTGCAAAGAGCCCAAGAATGTAGGTTGACCGGTTACACGATGAATCTCCCAAGCGGAGAAGTAGAAGTGGTTGTGGAAGGCGACAAAGTCTTCATCGAAGACTTATACAAAGCGGTACAGAGAGGCCCCTCGAAAGCGAAAGTTGCCGAGACCACGATCCTATGGGAAGAGCCCAAGGGAAATTTTAGAACTTTCGAGATCAAACGTTAAACGAATAAAATCACCGATAAAAAGAAAGCATGTTTGAAAAACGGATGGGACGGTTTCGTGAAATAAAAGCTGACTTACTTTTAACCGTTTCTCTTATATGTCTGTCCCTTTTCCCTTTTGCATCCTCTTCGGGTGTAAATCTGACTCAGAATAATTCGTCTTCCATTTACATAGTCCAGGAAGACAAAGGAATCCTAAGACTGATATCCGTTTCTCCCAATAGCGGTAAGACCCGTCTAGTTTATACCGGAGCATTGGAAAAAGGACTCCCCGTATTCCGAAAGCAGAATCTCATCCTCTTCAAAACCTCCAAAGAACTTTTATTGTTCAATCTCGGTTTGGGCAAAAGCGAAACCATTCTCGGGTCCCAGGACGCATTTCCGGGGAATTCCGGTTTTTTTAAAGAGAAACCTTGGCTTTTGTTTTCCCGGAAATCGAACCATAGATGGGAAACTATTCTGTATGATTACGAAAAACGAAAAGAGGAGAAAGTTCTCCCCGGAACGCAACCGTTTCTGTCCGCCGACCATCGATACGTATTTCTGATCGGGAACGAAGTCAGATACTCCGAACACGGGGAGGATTCGCTGCGTGTTCCCATCCATAGATATGAACCGGAAACGGATTCCTTGGTCACAATAGCTTGGGTGGAATCCGGAAAGGAAAAACTGCAACTGCTGGATGTCTATGGACTTTCGGACGATCTAATCGTAGTACGTGCGGCTACCGAAAAGGAAAATCGACTCTATCACTTAACGGCTTCCCAAGGAGAATTGGTAAAATTGGATAAGGTCTTTTATCCTTCCAAAACGAACGAGGATCCGAAAGAGCAATTCAATGTAAGCGTAAGCTCGGACGGGAAGACTCTAGCCTTTACCGAAAGGTCCGAAGGAAAATTCGGTTATCTCGTTGTGATCGATCTAGTTTTGAAACAGAGGTTCGAATCCGCTTATTTAGGCTCCTTTCCCGTGATCAAAAACGGAGTCGTCTATTTTCTCTGCGATCCGAAATTCGTAAAGGGAACCAAGGACGCGGAATACAAACCTTATTCCAGCTACACACTCTATTCTTTGGATTACAAAAAGGACAGAATCCGCGCGATCACTCCCCTTTCCGGTAAAGCGGAAGTTTTGGAATAAGGCTTTTGATGATTTAAAGGACCTTCAAGAAATCGGTCCTTAAAATTTCGTATTTTCTCCTAAGATTATTTTCCTCTTCCAACTTACGATCCAGTTGTTCGTAATCCAGAACGGAAAGTACGTGAAGCGCTTCGGAAAATAGGGATTCCCTGAACCCCATAAAGAAAGCCATTCTATAAAGCCACGAAACCTTTGCGCCGAGACAACCGATCACGGCGCCGCAGAACGTATCCCGGAAACTCTCCTTATTGAACCACAGCGCCAGTCGATTTCGTTTAGAATAAATCGTTAAAAGAAAAGAAATCGCTGTCTCCGACTGGAATGAATATTTGTCCTCCAGTTGGCCAAGAATACTCAGAACTGTCGCCTCCGAGTTCGGACAGATACAAAGGCAAGGTCCTTTCTCCCCAAAATAGACCGTACTCAAAAATCTATCGTCTCTTTCCAGGTTCTTGGCCAATTTGGAAACGGTAAACGCTTCTCCTTCCAGTCTTAAAAATCGCGCCATGGACGGTTCGGCATCGGGAAGAGTTTCCATCAAACCTCTTTCGATCCGGCGATTTTCCGTCTCTATCCTGTAACTTCTAGCGGAGAGAGCTTTTTCTCCGATTGCGGCAATCAAGGAAAGTAAATCTCCGTCCAAAGAGATTCCTAACCTTTGTGAGAATTTCTTCCATTCGCCGACGAGCATCTGATCACGGACAAGAACCGGATTTTCGATCAACTCATCGTACAAGACGTCCAGGAAATTTTCCCGAAAGGATCTGATTTCGGTCTCCAAAGCGGGAATGGAATTCGTTAATTTAGGAAGCAATTGGTACCGATATGTGTTCCTTGCTTTTTTATAAAGCGCCTCCGCTTCGGCTTCGGGAACATAAACGTATCCGAAGTTCTTCGTCGGGAGTACAAAGCCTTCCTCCCTCAAAAAAGCGTCGATCTGTTCCTCGGCTTCGGGCAAGGCCTCTTCGCGCAACAGTTCGAGGACTCGGATCCTTTCCAGGTAACCGATCAGAATCTCTTTCGAAGATCTCTTTTGATCCGACCACTTACCCTCGATAACGTCATCGAGAAGAATTTCCAATTTCCTCGCCCTGCTCGTCTGACTTTCGATCGTATAATTGCGGACCGCCCAAGCGGATCTTCTGTGAATTTCGAGGATGAGATTCTTGAAGGCTTCCCGATCCCGGGTATTTTCCCCCTTAGCGGAAACCAAATGGAGTACGATTTCCCCATCCCTCTTTTCTTTGCGATACTTGATCCTGGGAACGAGAACGATCAATCCTTCTTTGACCAAAGTCTCCACTCTGGAATACATCTTTCGATCCCAGTCCACCTCGGCATTCAGTGTCGGCAGCTTACCGTCGGAAAGACCTTCCGGGCGGGAATTGATCCGAGACATGGTCAAAAGGCTTTCGGTATCCGTATCGAAGTACGACCTTGGACCGGAGTGGATTTTCAACTCGGTTCGAAGATGCGGGTGATGGTAAACGATCGCATCCTCTTTGAGCGCGGGTTCGGCTGTCTCGACTTTCATCATTAGGTGCCTCTTGTATACCCGTCTTCATTTAACACCATTTTTGCCGCGTTCGCTGCAAAAATTCCGATTCTTTTCCTCTTTTTTACGGTTTTTACGAAAACGAATAGCCGAAAAGGATTAGTTTAGAATTTTATAAACTAATTATTTCCATGAAAGGGACATAGAAAACGGCCGTAGATTACGAATGCCGAAATAAAATTTTCAGAGTCGAATTCCTCTAAAGATTCACTTGATCGTGGCGATCGGAAAATCCTGACCGTGTTGCGCGGTGTACGGATATTGTTCCCGTTTAAAATAATCCTTCGCGATTTCGGGAACACGCCTATTAATGTAAGGAATCAATTCCCCGACCGAAACCGTTTTTGATTTCCC contains:
- a CDS encoding exonuclease, translated to MMKVETAEPALKEDAIVYHHPHLRTELKIHSGPRSYFDTDTESLLTMSRINSRPEGLSDGKLPTLNAEVDWDRKMYSRVETLVKEGLIVLVPRIKYRKEKRDGEIVLHLVSAKGENTRDREAFKNLILEIHRRSAWAVRNYTIESQTSRARKLEILLDDVIEGKWSDQKRSSKEILIGYLERIRVLELLREEALPEAEEQIDAFLREEGFVLPTKNFGYVYVPEAEAEALYKKARNTYRYQLLPKLTNSIPALETEIRSFRENFLDVLYDELIENPVLVRDQMLVGEWKKFSQRLGISLDGDLLSLIAAIGEKALSARSYRIETENRRIERGLMETLPDAEPSMARFLRLEGEAFTVSKLAKNLERDDRFLSTVYFGEKGPCLCICPNSEATVLSILGQLEDKYSFQSETAISFLLTIYSKRNRLALWFNKESFRDTFCGAVIGCLGAKVSWLYRMAFFMGFRESLFSEALHVLSVLDYEQLDRKLEEENNLRRKYEILRTDFLKVL
- a CDS encoding SET domain-containing protein-lysine N-methyltransferase, with translation MQVQRKRLRRRILKGVDFEIRESHIPGIGMGLFPKADVQKGDTVGFYTGRVLDDKSANSSKYCESKYLLWICKDHWIYGEGKESNYTRYINHSTKPNIKLVVSTRWKTARFEALRKIKAGEELFFDYGDEYWINVDVSPVERN
- a CDS encoding RNA pyrophosphohydrolase: MEKPYRKNVGMVVFNARGEVLVGERTNFRGSWQFPQGGIDEGEEAESAAARELHEEVGVSNAKIVYEYPDWIQYDFPKTLPLNKHLRKFKGQSQKWFLLFWNGSAEDCKLDIHEREFEQVRFIPLRDCLSTVVSFKREVYRKLVETFEPVIRSYLDSERIS
- a CDS encoding acyl-CoA thioesterase; its protein translation is MEITKTPKDSAVETRHIVMPDHANHYGTLFGGILMSWIDLIAVMVAQRHCGREAVTASVDKLNFLEPISVGDHVILKASANYTGRSSMEIGVQVSKENPYTGKTVRATTAYLTFVALDENKKPCPIPKLQPETDMEKRRFQNAILRQESNRELLKKIKEKGIP
- a CDS encoding tyrosine-type recombinase/integrase; this translates as MNSVDSLQPTELLEAGSLSKETRKAYLTKQEMGRIIKVAKGNERHFLWIQMIYSFGLHISELVFLRVRDVDWEKNLVHIGSSKKSETRDLSLTCSLSLRRLLWFACERKSGDEFLFSGRNGNVHPRTIQKMFSKLEKETGLSVSITILRRSLATHLREVGWGRKKIQHQLGLCSTRSVDALLSGVPLPSQGDSFPLDEILSLAA
- a CDS encoding SGNH/GDSL hydrolase family protein, encoding MSRLRVFLGCNLVLFCLGCYSQKKESDLTALLSLATSIPVSVIGDSLCERSQAFDLADGLGSGFQVLNVCITGSTVPDWSQKLDTALTNAPRIIIIELGTNDVSSYPTDQFPGNYDRLISDLSIRTNAVLLITVLPPPTDPGFRTGVLTINKYLKGLSASHPIADMETPFLQQENGIHLYPLSDPIHPDPAGIAIMKSVYIQAIGRITGLPL
- a CDS encoding bacitracin resistance protein BacA, whose translation is MNDDPIYVPPGGPPPADPRLRSLYVKLGEEKIRLLVDEFYRNIASSPIVRMFPEKLEESSVKSADFLIQVLGGPPYYVERYGSPKMRARHLAFPIDEKARRAWLSCYRKAIQIWDADPETKEILWDFLESFSSWMVNKSTDD
- a CDS encoding acylphosphatase, which codes for MATKNQTRAKIRIRGAVQGVGFRYFVLQRAQECRLTGYTMNLPSGEVEVVVEGDKVFIEDLYKAVQRGPSKAKVAETTILWEEPKGNFRTFEIKR
- a CDS encoding glycosyltransferase family 39 protein, whose amino-acid sequence is MTQSPESGNSDRSYSAVSFFGLIFLSVIYGLAFRFSGTEFPPVWPDEVLFYAPSWDFSVNGSFRTLVLEGLIRGMETKTLWMPPLFFIVNGAVLSVFGGGLETLRFFSASVSLGSIWLFWLLLREVGYSPRARLGACLLLGTDLLFLRVGWTARMESLCLFWALACFWVLSRKADWGRGNTGILSGFEGFLAGFFLGLSFLSHPFAAVFGIPVLFLIHKARGWKVWSFWFGGACVLFSWLIWIHPNWDLFAYQFGAQFGRKRELFQTFSPVTKLKVLLGGYESPGSRIWFYSALALGLWVVRRELLERKVLAFFFFLWFSAVLLFLVLSTEYYYVMYLCIPLSALGGFFFERIRSRRIQYVAALLVFCNLYVLFYAYRKIGFANRDFDLGSKFSEALITELKGSKKIYLQAIPDPYFRIAEALPEARIMEFIPGELPIPAEDFSATLDTVDAFVFSEGQKRNEVVQKFLTENSHRFKTKTVSVEPSTPRKLVRAEAVLYLRK
- a CDS encoding STAS domain-containing protein — translated: MEIKTKKIGKHTLVQLDGRLDITHSDEVEAKLLDDVQSGAGDIVINLQNISYISSSGIRIFVGMVRELEKQSRKLKLCCITPNVKKVFDVVELLDLFEVYETEQEAVATLK
- a CDS encoding alpha/beta hydrolase; protein product: MKYFIEAALFALYCQRPEPPRAQEDEILISLPNKKIPAILYTPKNTPKGTILAVNGLAYLGNKDPRFAAVCKSACAVGYTVISPLLKEVTEFKIEKETIDTIREMILAVSSDPNYSPKGKISYIAPSFSGSMGLIAASAPEVKGRLESILTIGAYCNVQSTLDYVMTSPEGDEYGRMILLYNFIKFQMGENREIESALKACVMDGSYGRDSLELPSVLESIKPANRKIFENLRDDPEYRLEIWKKIVENAGKKASFLKDLEVEDKLNSISCSISVVHGLGDKVVPPQQAVRIAECLEKDKVRLILTPLISHGDVGISLKTIPKIFDLINGFAFFFKQIGRSRFSSAQKRDPESVAA